The following are encoded in a window of Sminthopsis crassicaudata isolate SCR6 chromosome 5, ASM4859323v1, whole genome shotgun sequence genomic DNA:
- the TMEM121B gene encoding transmembrane protein 121B yields the protein MHSALRNHSPVSSSSGSFPPPPAASQLQPFFFRGGSYRSCRRGSKDSSTSTSTSPSRGGGRRRGRGGGGSPSSSTGVEREDEDEESVSISKPLVPATASGPPQPPAQAGAQLIAHTASFSCSSSKSTSSSSCSMTAVDFAGGGGAGPIGGPGGRSSGGAGGPGGGGGSFCCACCCCCCGHSSRPPSRGRRGCCAPSSECKWGYQALSVVLLLAQGGLLDLYLITVTDLYWCSWIATDLVVVVGWAIFFAKNSRGRRGGSAAGLHNHYQHHHHSAPPPLHLPAPSGAAVGAGAGGKVRGRGGGGGPGEGLDSAGPGGEFAFAYLAWLIYSIAFTPKVILILGTSILDLIELRAPFGTTGFRLTMALSAPLLYGLVRAISEAGAPLGSAGPLLLQPQQHRAAGCFLGTCLDLLDSFTLVELMLEGRVPLPSHLRYLLIAVYFLTLTSPVLWLYELNAPTPAGAPPWGPGAGGCSRLLRLLAGCLVDVPLLALRCLLVVSYQQPLSVFMLKNLFFLGCRGLEALEGCWGPGSLGSPNRSRGGYGVPPPAPPPSPPPTTPQGGSQLGHCIPENDTGPHGYVNTLVVSSQN from the coding sequence ATGCACTCGGCGCTTCGCAATCACAGTCCAGTCTCCTCTTCCTCGGGCTCCTTTCCACCGCCCCCGGCCGCTTCCCAGCTGCAGCCGTTCTTTTTTCGGGGGGGTTCCTACCGCAGCTGCCGGAGGGGCTCTAAGGACAGcagcaccagcaccagcaccagccccagcaggggaggaggaaggcGACGAGGCAGGGGAGGCGGCGGCTCCCCGAGCAGCAGCACAGGAGTGGAGCGGGAAGACGAAGACGAAGAGAGCGTCAGTATTAGCAAGCCCCTGGTGCCCGCCACAGCTTCTGGCCCCCCGCAGCCCCCCGCTCAGGCCGGCGCTCAGCTGATCGCTCACACCGCCTCtttctcctgctcttcctccaaGTCCACGTCCAGCTCCTCTTGTAGCATGACCGCAGTGGATTTTGCCGGCGGGGGTGGAGCGGGACCCATCGGAGGGCCGGGGGGCCGTTCGTCCGGGGGCGCCGGTGggcccggcggcggcggcggctccttCTGCTGcgcctgctgctgctgctgctgcggccACTCGTCCAGGCCCCCGTCCAGGGGGCGGCGGGGCTGCTGTGCCCCTTCTTCCGAGTGCAAGTGGGGTTACCAGGCGCTGTCCGTGGTGCTGCTGCTGGCCCAGGGCGGGCTGCTGGACTTGTACCTCATCACCGTCACCGACCTGTACTGGTGCTCCTGGATCGCCACAGATCTGGTGGTCGTGGTCGGCTGGGCCATCTTTTTCGCTAAGAACAGCCGGGGCCGAAGAGGGGGCAGCGCGGCCGGCTTGCACAATCATTACCAGCACCACCACCACTCGGCACCCCCACCCCTCCATCTGCCGGCTCCGTCGGGCGCCGCCGTGGGAGCCGGGGCCGGGGGCAAAGTGCGGGGTCGCGGGGGTGGGGGCGGCCCGGGAGAAGGTCTGGACTCCGCCGGCCCCGGGGGAGAATTCGCGTTTGCCTACTTGGCCTGGCTGATCTACTCCATCGCCTTCACGCCCAAGGTGATTCTGATACTTGGCACGTCCATCCTGGACCTAATCGAACTCCGAGCGCCGTTCGGGACCACGGGCTTTCGTCTCACCATGGCGCTCTCGGCGCCCCTGCTCTACGGCTTGGTACGGGCCATCAGTGAGGCTGGCGCCCCCCTGGGATCCGCGGGACCCCTGCTCCTGCAGCCCCAGCAGCACCGCGCCGCCGGCTGCTTCCTGGGCACTTGCCTGGACTTACTGGACAGCTTCACCCTGGTGGAATTGATGTTAGAGGGCCGGGTCCCTTTGCCTTCCCACCTGCGCTACCTGCTCATCGCTGTCTACTTCCTGACCCTCACTTCTCCGGTGCTCTGGCTCTATGAACTCAACGCCCCCACCCCCGCGGGCGCCCCTCCCTGGGGACCTGGGGCCGGGGGCTGTAGCAGGCTCCTGAGATTGCTGGCCGGCTGCTTGGTGGATGTGCCTTTGTTGGCCTTGCGCTGCCTTCTGGTGGTGAGCTACCAGCAGCCGCTCTCCGTGTTCATGCTCAAGAACCTCTTTTTCCTTGGTTGCCGGGGATTGGAGGCCCTGGAAGGCTGCTGGGGCCCGGGGAGTCTGGGTTCCCCTAACAGAAGCCGAGGAGGCTACGGAGTCCCGCCCCCAGCTCCGCCCCCATCGCCCCCGCCGACCACCCCTCAGGGAGGTTCTCAGTTGGGTCACTGCATCCCAGAGAATGACACGGGACCCCATGGCTACGTCAATACCCTGGTGGTCTCCTCCCAGAATTAA